In Erpetoichthys calabaricus chromosome 4, fErpCal1.3, whole genome shotgun sequence, one genomic interval encodes:
- the LOC114641989 gene encoding olfactory receptor 1E5-like: protein MVTQNQTAVMVQEFILAGFPGFQDRFSRNTIFGTLLTIYIFILLGNMLIIMIFLQDKELHVPMYILISNLALVDIIISSTTIPNMLFLFRSGSASLSLPSCFMQMFFCGAMTTAESLLLGLMAYDRYVAICKPLHYYTIMSNSLVRKQIVCCWLCVLIIMIIPVTLTFKLHFCGPNIVLHCFCDNSAVLKLACSDTTPNTYVVLSIGLLVMIGPLIYILFSYTRIIISVLHISSSEGRFKAFSTCGSHLLVLLVFFLVGAGVYIANRVPSTSVDVRILASLIQNITPPLLNPIIYCWRTKDIRDSIRKVLKINNILPNRY, encoded by the coding sequence ATGGTAACACAAAACCAAACTGCAGTGATGGTCCAAGAATTCATTCTTGCTGGATTCCCAGGATTTCAAGACCGATTCAGcagaaataccatttttgggACTTTGCTCAcaatctatatttttattttattagggaATATGCTTATAATTATGATTTTCCTACAAGACAAAGAGTTGCATGTTCCTATGTACATCTTAATTTCCAATCTAGCTCTCGTGGACATCATCATCTCATCCACCACCATTCCCAACATGTTATTCCTTTTTAGATCAGGCTCCGCTTCCCTTTCTCTTCCATCTTGTTTCATGCAGATGTTTTTCTGCGGGGCCATGACCACAGCAGAGTCCCTTCTCCTTGGTCTCATGGCTTATGACAGATACGTTGCCATCTGTAAGCCCCTCCACTATTACACAATTATGAGTAACAGCCTGGTCCGGAAGCAAATCGTTTGCTGCTGGCTTTGTGTTCTCATCATCATGATCATTCCAGTGACTTTAACCTTCAAACTGCACTTCTGTGGACCCAACATAGTGCTTCACTGCTTTTGCGACAACTCAGCAGTTTTGAAGTTAGCGTGTAGTGACACGACTCCCAATACGTATGTCGTTTTAAGCATCGGATTGCTGGTGATGATAGGCCCCTTGATCTACATCCTGTTTTCCTACACTCGGATCATCATTTCAGTTCTCCACATCTCCAGCTCTGAGGGACGCTTTAAGGCCTTCTCTACCTGCGGCTCACACCTGCTGGTCCTCTTGGTCTTCTTTCTGGTTGGTGCGGGTGTATACATAGCCAACCGAGTCCCCAGTACTTCTGTCGATGTTCGCATCCTGGCGTCACTCATTCAAAACATTACCCCACCTCTCTTGAACCCAATAATCTATTGCTGGAGGACAAAGGACATACGAGATAGTATAAGGAAGGTGTTGAAAATCAATAACATATTACCGAACAGATATTAA
- the LOC127527695 gene encoding olfactory receptor 1M1-like gives MFQEFILVSFPGFQDKNSRSFIFGVLLLFYCFIVFGNLLIVMMWVLDKEQHSPMYVLISNLALVDIIISTTTIPKMLSVFSAGSSSISVTGCFIQMFICGAMNTSESLLLALMAYDRYIAICRPLHYFTVSNNSIVTKQIICCWLCAFIVMIAPITVIQGLLFCGSNVVVQTFCDSSSILRLACSDTSLSSYVILAASLPVIIVPLVYILMSYTRIVMSVLQITNSDGRQKAFSTCSTHLLVLLVFFLVGAGVHISTMLPDTSPDAHMMASVLQNVIPPLLNPIIYCWRTKEFRDRIRKMLNLRKLVPYPY, from the coding sequence ATGTTTCAAGAGTTTATCCTTGTTAGCTTCCCAGGTTTTCAAGATAAGAACAGCAGGAGTTTCATTTTTGGGGTGCTGCTCCTTTTCTATTGTTTTATAGTCTTTGGAAATCTGCTTATAGTAATGATGTGGGTACTTGACAAAGAACAGCATAGCCCTATGTACGTGTTAATATCCAATCTAGCTCTTGTGGATATAATTATTTCCACTACTACAATACCCaaaatgttgtctgtttttagTGCAGGGTCCAGCTCCATTTCTGTTACAGGCTGTTTCATTCAGATGTTTATCTGCGGGGCCATGAACACATCAGAGTCGCTTCTTCTTGCACTCATGGCGTATGATAGATACATTGCTATCTGTAGGCCCCTCCACTACTTCACGGTTTCGAACAACAGTATAGTCACGAAGCAGATCATTTGCTGTTGGCTGTGTGCATTCATTGTCATGATTGCACCAATCACTGTCATCCAGGGGTTGCTGTTCTGTGGGTCCAATGTAGTGGTCCAAACATTCTGTGACAGCTCCTCTATTCTGAGGTTAGCCTGTAGTGACACTTCTCTTAGCTCTTATGTAATACTGGCTGCAAGCTTGCCTGTGATCATAGTGCCTCTAGTCTATATCCTTATGTCCTACACGAGGATCGTCATGTCAGTTCTCCAGATCACTAACTCTGACGGACGCCAAAAGGCCTTCTCTACCTGTAGTACCCACCTGCTGGttcttcttgtcttctttctTGTTGGAGCTGGTGTGCACATATCAACTATGCTGCCTGACACTTCTCCAGATGCCCATATGATGGCATCAGTCCTTCaaaatgtaatcccacctctgctGAATCCAATTATATATTGTTGGCGAACAAAGGAATTCCGAGATAGAATAAGGAAGATGCTGAATTTGAGAAAATTAGTACCATATCCATATTGA